One part of the Dyadobacter sp. 676 genome encodes these proteins:
- a CDS encoding Gfo/Idh/MocA family oxidoreductase, translated as MNIGIIGMSAGNAHPYSWSAIINGVFDGEEIARVGYPAVTAYLEANRDTLGIRGARVTHVWAQEAEIAESIAKSAGIENVSESLAEMAGEVDAVILARDDPENHREMARPFLEAGVPVFIDKPLAYSREDLAWFAEQHRAGKFLMSCSSMRYANECRIARQEIRSFGRLELVTAVGKKDWKKYGVHLLEGVFAILGDPIPHSVRHIGGPDREIIQLRIQDGPDIMLHLFMNITGTFQISLFGENSWKLIDIRNSYSMFRDTIIEFVRSLEEGRPRLDFEKTERIMQVIIGAKESLERDGQEVFVGL; from the coding sequence ATGAACATTGGCATCATCGGCATGAGCGCCGGCAATGCGCATCCTTACTCCTGGTCGGCGATTATCAATGGGGTATTTGACGGGGAGGAAATTGCCCGGGTAGGGTATCCGGCGGTGACGGCTTATCTCGAAGCTAACCGCGATACGCTGGGTATTCGCGGGGCGCGGGTCACGCATGTGTGGGCGCAGGAGGCGGAAATCGCTGAAAGCATCGCGAAGAGCGCGGGCATCGAAAACGTGAGCGAGAGCCTGGCGGAGATGGCCGGCGAGGTCGATGCGGTGATCCTGGCGCGCGACGACCCTGAAAACCACCGCGAAATGGCGCGGCCATTTCTCGAAGCCGGTGTGCCGGTTTTTATCGATAAACCCCTGGCTTATTCCCGCGAGGACCTTGCCTGGTTCGCGGAGCAGCACCGCGCCGGGAAGTTCCTGATGTCGTGTTCGTCCATGCGTTACGCAAACGAATGCCGCATTGCGCGGCAGGAGATCCGGTCTTTCGGCAGGCTGGAACTGGTGACGGCGGTAGGAAAGAAAGACTGGAAAAAGTACGGTGTGCATTTACTGGAAGGCGTTTTCGCCATTCTCGGCGATCCCATACCGCATTCGGTGCGACATATCGGCGGACCCGACAGGGAGATTATTCAGTTAAGGATACAGGACGGGCCTGACATTATGCTGCATTTATTTATGAACATAACAGGCACCTTCCAGATTTCGCTTTTCGGAGAAAACAGCTGGAAACTGATCGATATCCGCAATTCCTACTCGATGTTCCGCGACACTATCATCGAGTTTGTCCGCTCGCTGGAAGAGGGCAGGCCGCGCCTGGATTTCGAGAAAACCGAGCGGATCATGCAGGTGATTATCGGAGCGAAGGAAAGTCTGGAGCGAGATGGACAGGAGGTTTTTGTGGGGCTATAA
- a CDS encoding SDR family oxidoreductase yields the protein MANQDDIKGLVVLLASDAGAYINGENILMDGGLNA from the coding sequence ATGGCGAATCAGGACGATATCAAAGGACTGGTGGTACTGCTGGCGTCCGATGCGGGGGCCTACATCAATGGCGAAAATATCCTCATGGACGGCGGTCTGAACGCCTGA
- a CDS encoding beta-L-arabinofuranosidase domain-containing protein: MVVYWLYNITGEEFLLDLGDLIHRQTFDYTHAFLNTDLLSTTGSIHCVNLAQGIKAPLIYFQHHPEQKYLDATKKGFADIRKFNGMAHGLYGGDEALHGNDPTQGSELCSAVEMMFSLESILEITGDAGYADMLEKVAFNALPTQASDDFMTRQYFQQANQVMMTRHQRNFDVNHGGTDLCMGLLTGYPCCTSNMHQGWPKFVQNLWYATADKGIAALAYSASEANIDLPGGVRVAVKEETSYPFEETIRFTVNPTAKAVFPFHLRIPAWCKKGAIKVNGKRWLEPEGNQIVKLTREWEKGDIVELTLPMHIFKSTWAENSISVERGPLTYALKIGETSKLVKNDKDPVDYGASYTEIRPTTPWNYGLILTPDSKLEEQYKWEVVKPFSHYPWNPENAPSRIKTRARRIPSWGLYNEMAGPVPYSVTYQLETEDKEEDIVLIPYGCTNLRISQFPVIRKKQDF, translated from the coding sequence ATGGTCGTTTACTGGCTCTACAACATTACCGGCGAGGAGTTTTTGTTAGATCTGGGCGACCTAATCCATCGGCAGACTTTCGATTACACCCATGCCTTTCTCAACACCGACCTGCTCTCGACCACGGGCAGCATCCATTGCGTAAACCTGGCCCAGGGGATCAAAGCGCCGCTGATTTATTTCCAGCATCACCCGGAACAGAAGTATCTCGATGCCACAAAAAAGGGTTTCGCGGACATCCGCAAATTCAACGGCATGGCGCACGGGCTGTACGGCGGCGACGAGGCGCTGCACGGCAACGACCCTACGCAAGGCTCCGAACTGTGCTCCGCCGTAGAGATGATGTTCTCCCTGGAAAGTATTCTCGAAATCACCGGCGACGCGGGTTATGCCGACATGCTCGAAAAAGTAGCTTTCAATGCATTGCCGACGCAGGCTTCCGACGATTTCATGACGCGCCAATACTTCCAGCAGGCCAACCAGGTGATGATGACACGGCACCAGCGCAATTTCGACGTAAACCACGGCGGCACCGACCTCTGCATGGGGTTGCTTACCGGCTATCCCTGCTGCACTTCCAACATGCACCAGGGCTGGCCGAAATTTGTACAAAACCTCTGGTACGCCACGGCCGACAAGGGCATTGCCGCATTGGCCTATTCGGCGAGCGAAGCGAATATCGACCTGCCGGGCGGTGTCCGGGTAGCTGTAAAGGAGGAGACTTCCTATCCTTTTGAAGAGACCATCAGATTTACCGTGAATCCAACCGCCAAAGCCGTATTCCCTTTCCATCTGCGGATTCCGGCCTGGTGTAAAAAAGGTGCGATAAAGGTAAACGGAAAGCGCTGGCTGGAACCGGAAGGCAACCAGATTGTGAAATTAACCCGCGAATGGGAGAAAGGCGACATCGTGGAGCTGACGCTTCCAATGCACATTTTCAAAAGCACGTGGGCGGAAAATTCAATTTCCGTGGAACGCGGGCCGCTTACGTATGCATTGAAAATCGGGGAAACGTCGAAACTGGTGAAGAACGACAAAGACCCTGTCGACTACGGCGCCAGTTATACGGAGATTCGCCCGACGACCCCATGGAATTACGGACTGATCCTCACGCCCGACAGCAAGCTGGAAGAGCAATATAAATGGGAGGTCGTCAAACCGTTTTCCCATTATCCGTGGAACCCCGAAAACGCACCTTCGCGGATCAAAACGAGGGCCCGGCGCATTCCGTCGTGGGGACTGTACAACGAAATGGCCGGCCCGGTCCCGTACAGCGTTACTTATCAGCTCGAAACCGAAGACAAGGAGGAGGATATCGTGCTCATCCCCTACGGTTGTACCAACCTTCGCATTTCGCAATTCCCGGTTATCCGTAAAAAGCAGGATTTTTGA
- a CDS encoding Rid family detoxifying hydrolase → MKKIAHPDRDPDFATGAYSDGVVVDGFLFVSGQASVDFKTSQFILGTIEEETARTLDNIAAIIRAAGGTIENVVKCTAHLADIDDFDRYNAVYASYFPGIKPARTTVQSVLAENIKVEIDCIVKLPA, encoded by the coding sequence ATGAAAAAAATAGCTCATCCTGATCGTGATCCCGACTTCGCAACCGGCGCCTATTCCGACGGCGTGGTGGTGGATGGCTTCCTGTTTGTCAGCGGCCAGGCTTCGGTCGATTTCAAAACGTCGCAGTTCATTCTCGGCACGATCGAAGAGGAGACCGCACGCACACTGGACAACATCGCGGCGATTATCCGTGCAGCCGGAGGAACCATAGAAAATGTGGTCAAATGCACGGCACACCTGGCTGATATCGATGACTTCGACCGCTACAATGCGGTTTACGCCTCCTATTTTCCGGGCATCAAGCCGGCCCGCACGACGGTCCAGTCGGTGCTGGCCGAAAATATCAAAGTCGAAATAGACTGCATCGTCAAACTGCCCGCCTGA
- a CDS encoding 3-hydroxyacyl-CoA dehydrogenase NAD-binding domain-containing protein, which yields MNEPSKLAPVGVVGLGLMGSSIVAALLAAGHPVKAIAPIAPEAGEAPERIAAQLRQCVGAGLIGSVQPCLDALTVSEDYSVLSDCVLVIECVIEKPEIKSAVYQKITGSVGRDCVIGSNTSAIPISELPEVCGAPRTVPRYSLGRAGIHDPLSGNYLRRTNRSPVRGAGF from the coding sequence ATGAACGAACCGTCGAAATTGGCTCCGGTGGGCGTGGTGGGGCTGGGGCTGATGGGTAGCAGCATTGTCGCGGCGTTGCTTGCGGCGGGGCACCCGGTCAAAGCCATCGCGCCCATCGCGCCGGAAGCCGGGGAAGCGCCGGAGCGGATTGCGGCCCAGCTGCGGCAATGCGTCGGAGCAGGGCTGATCGGTTCGGTACAACCTTGCCTGGACGCTCTGACCGTTTCGGAGGATTATTCGGTTCTGAGCGACTGCGTTCTCGTGATCGAATGCGTGATCGAAAAGCCTGAGATAAAATCTGCTGTGTATCAAAAAATTACCGGTTCGGTCGGCCGCGACTGCGTTATCGGCAGCAACACTTCGGCGATACCGATCAGCGAGCTTCCAGAAGTATGTGGAGCACCCCGCACGGTTCCTCGGTATTCATTGGGCCGAGCCGGCATTCATGACCCGCTTTCTGGAAATTACCTGCGGCGGACAAACCGATCCCCGGTTCGCGGAGCAGGTTTTTGA
- a CDS encoding AraC family transcriptional regulator, with the protein MKAVEFHLPQDVDKSFIVFRETGDFFPAPWHYHAHYEFVMVNKSTGRRMVGDHIGYFEENDLVFMGSLLPHVWVNDPIYLERRAPEKADALVIHFTDDFLGEDFMNIPEIDDFKKVLKLADRGMALRGETRDKINALIRQMPAQNGLQRLSSLMLIFDIMSGTTEFDLLASPRFVQNFHFGSSDRFKKITGYIMQNFDKDISLAEIASVGNMGVTAFCNFFKEQFRVTFVEYLTTVRIGHACKLLSQHDRNVVEVAYECGFNNLANFNRQFKKLKNMTPSDYRKTLIIR; encoded by the coding sequence ATGAAAGCTGTTGAATTCCATTTGCCACAGGACGTCGACAAGTCCTTCATTGTATTTCGCGAAACGGGCGATTTCTTCCCTGCACCGTGGCATTATCATGCTCACTACGAATTCGTTATGGTCAACAAAAGCACGGGCAGGCGGATGGTGGGCGACCATATCGGATACTTCGAGGAAAACGACCTTGTGTTTATGGGTTCGTTGCTGCCGCATGTGTGGGTCAACGATCCGATCTACCTCGAGCGCCGCGCACCGGAAAAAGCCGATGCCCTGGTGATCCACTTCACGGACGATTTCCTGGGAGAGGATTTTATGAATATTCCGGAAATCGATGATTTTAAAAAAGTGCTCAAACTGGCCGACCGCGGTATGGCTTTGCGAGGGGAAACGAGGGACAAAATCAATGCGCTGATCCGCCAAATGCCCGCACAGAATGGCCTGCAAAGGTTATCGTCGCTGATGCTGATCTTCGATATCATGTCAGGCACCACCGAATTCGACCTTTTGGCCAGCCCGCGCTTCGTCCAGAATTTCCATTTCGGCTCGTCGGATCGCTTTAAAAAAATCACGGGTTACATTATGCAGAATTTCGACAAGGACATCAGCCTCGCCGAAATCGCGTCCGTCGGCAATATGGGCGTCACCGCTTTTTGTAACTTTTTCAAGGAACAGTTCCGCGTCACTTTTGTGGAATACCTCACCACCGTGCGCATCGGGCACGCCTGCAAGCTGCTTTCCCAGCACGACCGCAATGTCGTCGAAGTCGCCTACGAATGCGGGTTCAACAATCTGGCCAATTTCAACCGCCAGTTCAAGAAACTCAAAAATATGACGCCCAGCGATTACCGGAAGACGCTTATCATCCGGTAA
- a CDS encoding beta-L-arabinofuranosidase domain-containing protein, giving the protein MQHTIKIYLGATVAWCIQVFPAEAQQRVQPVHFSEVTITDHFWKPKQEKVATATLNACIIQTEEKSGRIRNFEKAGRRQGEKHEGIYYDDSDVYKAIEAMAYSLKNRPDAELERKADEWIDKIAAAQLPDGYLNTYYTLTDLKLRWTDMEKHEDYCAGHLIEAAVAYYNTTSKRKLLDVAIRFADHIDSTFRVANRPWVSGHQEIELALMKLYHLTREDRYLKLADWFLEQRGHGHGKGKIWDEWKDPKYCQDDVPVKQQKEITGHAVRAMYQYTGAADVASVTRDPGYLNAMTAVWEDVVYRNMYLTGGIGSSGHNEGFTDDYDLPNGAAYSETCASVGMVFWNQRMNSLTGDAKYIDVLERSLYNGALDGLSLGGDRFFYGNPLSSAGNNARSAWFGTACCPSNVARLVASVGDYIYGKSESRIWVNLFIGSNTDFRIGKTTVPLKMETNYPWEGNVRIRVTPAQKVKYALNLRIPGWATDTPVPGGLYNFAAAGNGKVEILLNGKPVNYEMDKGYAVIDRTWQNGDEIEVRLPMDVRQIRARKEVKADEDRIALQRGPIVYCVEGVDNAGEVWNLLVPANASFTTGTGRVLNEPVVTIQANLQVVKAAPDGLNIRTEPQTVTAIPYYTWANRERSPMQVWLPMKIKNIKIAE; this is encoded by the coding sequence ATGCAGCATACCATTAAAATATACCTTGGCGCGACCGTCGCATGGTGCATTCAGGTATTCCCGGCCGAAGCACAGCAGCGCGTCCAGCCCGTGCATTTCTCGGAAGTGACCATTACCGATCATTTCTGGAAACCCAAACAGGAGAAAGTCGCTACCGCGACGTTGAATGCCTGTATTATCCAGACAGAGGAGAAGTCGGGCCGTATCCGGAACTTCGAAAAAGCGGGCCGCAGGCAGGGCGAAAAACACGAAGGCATCTACTACGACGACAGCGATGTGTATAAGGCTATCGAAGCCATGGCTTACTCGCTCAAAAACCGCCCCGACGCCGAACTGGAACGTAAAGCCGACGAATGGATCGACAAAATCGCCGCTGCCCAGCTTCCGGACGGGTACCTGAACACCTATTACACGTTGACCGACCTCAAACTACGCTGGACCGACATGGAAAAGCATGAGGATTACTGTGCAGGACATTTGATCGAAGCGGCCGTCGCCTATTACAACACAACCAGCAAACGGAAGTTACTCGACGTCGCGATCCGCTTCGCCGACCATATCGATTCCACTTTCCGCGTCGCCAACCGCCCGTGGGTATCAGGACACCAGGAAATCGAACTGGCATTGATGAAACTCTACCATCTCACGCGGGAAGACCGTTACCTGAAACTCGCCGACTGGTTTCTCGAACAGCGCGGGCATGGCCACGGCAAAGGCAAGATCTGGGACGAATGGAAAGATCCCAAATACTGCCAGGACGATGTGCCGGTCAAACAACAGAAAGAAATCACTGGTCACGCCGTGCGCGCGATGTACCAGTACACAGGCGCGGCCGACGTCGCCTCCGTGACCAGAGACCCTGGCTATCTGAACGCCATGACGGCCGTTTGGGAAGATGTGGTGTACCGCAACATGTACCTTACCGGCGGAATCGGCTCATCGGGCCATAACGAAGGCTTCACCGACGACTACGACCTGCCCAATGGCGCGGCTTACAGCGAAACCTGTGCCTCGGTAGGTATGGTTTTCTGGAACCAGCGCATGAACTCGCTCACCGGCGACGCCAAATACATCGATGTTCTGGAAAGAAGTCTTTACAACGGCGCATTGGACGGCCTGAGCCTTGGCGGCGACCGCTTTTTCTATGGTAACCCGCTATCGTCGGCCGGCAACAATGCCCGGAGCGCGTGGTTTGGAACGGCCTGCTGCCCTTCGAACGTCGCCCGGCTGGTGGCTTCCGTGGGCGATTATATTTACGGAAAATCAGAAAGCCGGATATGGGTAAACCTGTTTATCGGAAGCAATACCGATTTCCGGATCGGGAAAACCACGGTGCCGCTGAAAATGGAGACGAATTATCCGTGGGAGGGCAACGTCAGAATCAGGGTTACGCCGGCGCAAAAAGTAAAGTATGCATTGAATCTCCGCATTCCGGGCTGGGCCACGGACACGCCCGTACCCGGCGGGTTGTACAATTTCGCGGCCGCCGGCAATGGAAAAGTGGAGATCCTGCTGAACGGAAAACCGGTTAATTATGAAATGGATAAAGGTTACGCGGTGATCGACCGCACCTGGCAGAACGGCGACGAGATCGAAGTGCGGCTGCCGATGGACGTCCGGCAAATCAGGGCGCGCAAGGAGGTCAAGGCCGATGAAGACCGCATCGCACTCCAACGCGGGCCGATCGTGTATTGTGTGGAGGGCGTCGACAACGCCGGGGAGGTGTGGAACCTGCTCGTTCCGGCAAATGCCTCGTTTACTACAGGAACAGGCCGGGTACTCAACGAACCGGTCGTCACGATTCAGGCCAACCTGCAAGTTGTCAAAGCCGCACCGGACGGTTTAAATATCAGAACGGAGCCGCAAACGGTAACGGCCATCCCCTACTACACCTGGGCCAACCGCGAACGGAGCCCGATGCAGGTGTGGCTGCCCATGAAGATCAAAAATATCAAAATTGCGGAGTAG
- a CDS encoding 3-hydroxyacyl-CoA dehydrogenase family protein translates to MTRFLEITCGGQTDPRFAEQVFEMAHHWGKEPTLLKKDIRGFITNRLMYAVYREIFHQLEAGNATREEIDKAFRYDAGSWMTLMGIFRRLDYMGLNDYEKILARIFPQLDNSTDVPAVMQRMVREGARGVHNNLGLYPYENGEGRRWDEAFARFNQEIRDLAEEYSAEKVKAYLQ, encoded by the coding sequence ATGACCCGCTTTCTGGAAATTACCTGCGGCGGACAAACCGATCCCCGGTTCGCGGAGCAGGTTTTTGAAATGGCGCACCATTGGGGCAAGGAGCCTACATTGCTGAAAAAAGACATCCGGGGCTTCATTACCAACCGCCTGATGTACGCCGTTTACCGGGAAATATTTCACCAGCTCGAAGCCGGAAATGCCACCCGTGAGGAAATCGATAAGGCCTTCCGTTACGATGCGGGTTCGTGGATGACGCTCATGGGTATTTTCCGGCGCCTGGATTACATGGGGCTGAATGATTATGAAAAAATACTCGCCCGGATTTTCCCGCAACTCGACAACAGTACCGACGTCCCGGCGGTCATGCAGCGTATGGTACGGGAAGGTGCGCGGGGTGTTCACAACAATCTCGGACTTTATCCCTACGAAAATGGGGAAGGCCGCCGGTGGGACGAAGCATTTGCCCGGTTCAACCAGGAGATCCGTGACCTGGCGGAAGAATACTCAGCCGAAAAAGTTAAAGCCTATTTGCAATGA
- a CDS encoding 3-hydroxyacyl-CoA dehydrogenase family protein: MKESSHEPALLLGTHPIADSIASCLNGAGFRVLTELKGERLQEAGLVILVTEENEAVKTDWIRAIEGAVPGETLICVNTESIGLDVLQENALYPERIIGLNWTEPADTTFFLEIIANDITGTSRAAWLEELARRHWNKDPYVIRGNTGIRMRLLGALIREAFFLVQNGYANAEDIDRACRNDAGYYLPFAGNLRYMDLMGTYAYGMVMKDLNRELATDAVLPAFFSEMMEKGKWGMAEGEGFYSYRPGEADKWKALLGKFSLEIRDLIGRYNQPEEVALQLKNGSN, encoded by the coding sequence ATGAAAGAAAGCAGCCATGAACCGGCGCTCCTGCTGGGGACACATCCCATTGCGGACAGTATCGCAAGCTGCCTGAACGGGGCCGGGTTTCGGGTACTGACGGAGTTGAAAGGAGAGCGGTTACAAGAGGCCGGCCTGGTGATCCTGGTAACCGAAGAAAACGAAGCCGTTAAAACGGACTGGATTCGGGCGATCGAAGGAGCGGTGCCCGGCGAAACGCTGATCTGCGTGAATACGGAGTCCATCGGCCTGGACGTGTTGCAGGAAAACGCCTTGTATCCCGAACGCATCATAGGTCTGAACTGGACGGAACCTGCCGATACGACGTTTTTTCTCGAAATCATCGCCAACGACATAACCGGTACTTCCCGGGCCGCCTGGCTCGAAGAACTCGCGAGGCGGCATTGGAACAAAGACCCTTACGTGATACGCGGGAACACGGGCATACGTATGCGTCTCCTGGGCGCGCTCATACGCGAGGCCTTTTTTCTGGTGCAGAATGGCTATGCCAATGCAGAGGACATCGACCGCGCCTGCCGGAACGATGCCGGGTACTATCTCCCTTTTGCGGGAAACCTGCGTTATATGGACCTGATGGGCACCTATGCCTACGGAATGGTAATGAAAGACCTGAACCGCGAACTGGCAACCGATGCCGTATTACCGGCTTTTTTCAGTGAAATGATGGAAAAGGGTAAGTGGGGAATGGCGGAGGGAGAGGGATTTTATAGTTACCGGCCCGGTGAAGCGGACAAATGGAAAGCGCTGCTGGGCAAATTCAGCCTCGAAATCCGCGACCTGATCGGCAGATACAACCAACCCGAAGAAGTAGCCTTACAACTTAAAAACGGATCGAATTGA
- the hisD gene encoding histidinol dehydrogenase — protein MATIIKAGKSAAEQHEADEKVKAVVAGVIRDIEANGDAAVRKYSGQFDNWSPGSFKLSEEQIGEIIATVPREVIDDIAFAQRQIRFFAQQQRESIRDIEVETIPGVILGHRNIPVASAGCYIPGGRYPMVASAHMSVLTAKIAGVKRVIACTPPIKGQIPAATVAAMHMAGADEIYLLGGMQAMAAMALGTETIPAVDMIVGPGNAYVAEAKRQLYGRVGIDLFAGPTEILVIADETADAEMVACDLLGQAEHGPTSPGVLITTSEKLARKTLAEIERQLETLPTADIAGVAWRDNGAVILVADEAEALAEADRLAYEHVEVLTRNPDYFLENMTNYGALFLGPETNVAYGDKVIGTNHTLPTRQAARYTGGLWVGKFLKNCTYQRCTPEASVVIGEYGMRLCEIEGFMGHKEQAALRVRRYKNAATPQF, from the coding sequence ATGGCAACCATTATAAAAGCGGGCAAAAGCGCCGCCGAGCAGCATGAGGCCGACGAAAAGGTGAAAGCAGTCGTGGCCGGGGTTATCAGGGATATCGAAGCCAACGGCGACGCCGCCGTCCGAAAATATTCCGGGCAGTTCGACAACTGGTCGCCCGGTTCGTTCAAGCTGAGCGAAGAGCAGATCGGCGAAATTATAGCGACGGTCCCGCGGGAGGTGATCGACGACATTGCCTTCGCGCAACGGCAAATCCGTTTTTTTGCCCAACAGCAGCGCGAGTCGATCCGCGACATCGAGGTCGAGACTATTCCCGGTGTCATTTTGGGGCACAGGAACATCCCTGTCGCCAGTGCAGGCTGCTACATTCCTGGTGGGCGCTACCCGATGGTCGCGTCGGCACATATGAGCGTTCTTACCGCCAAAATAGCAGGTGTAAAGCGGGTAATCGCCTGTACGCCGCCTATCAAGGGGCAAATCCCCGCTGCGACTGTCGCCGCGATGCATATGGCGGGTGCGGACGAGATTTACCTGCTCGGCGGCATGCAGGCTATGGCTGCCATGGCGTTGGGAACGGAAACGATCCCTGCCGTGGACATGATCGTCGGACCGGGCAACGCTTACGTGGCAGAGGCCAAGCGACAACTTTACGGCCGCGTGGGGATCGATTTGTTTGCCGGACCGACGGAAATCCTGGTCATCGCCGATGAAACCGCCGACGCCGAAATGGTCGCCTGCGATCTTCTGGGCCAGGCCGAGCACGGGCCAACGTCTCCGGGCGTGCTGATCACCACTTCCGAAAAACTCGCCCGGAAAACGCTGGCCGAAATAGAGCGGCAACTGGAAACCCTGCCCACTGCCGACATAGCGGGCGTAGCATGGCGGGACAATGGTGCGGTAATCCTGGTTGCTGACGAAGCGGAGGCACTTGCGGAGGCCGACAGGCTCGCTTACGAGCATGTGGAGGTGCTCACCCGCAATCCCGACTATTTTCTTGAAAATATGACCAATTACGGGGCGCTTTTCCTGGGGCCGGAAACGAACGTGGCGTACGGGGATAAGGTGATCGGTACAAATCATACGCTCCCGACCCGCCAGGCGGCCAGGTATACCGGCGGACTGTGGGTCGGAAAGTTTCTGAAAAACTGCACTTACCAGCGTTGTACGCCGGAAGCGAGCGTGGTCATCGGGGAATATGGCATGCGTTTGTGCGAAATCGAGGGATTTATGGGGCACAAGGAGCAGGCCGCATTGCGCGTAAGACGTTACAAAAATGCGGCTACTCCGCAATTTTGA
- a CDS encoding aspartate aminotransferase family protein: MKGPKKVLASGVSSEFRKYNHPHALFYTHGRGSLIYDVDGNEYLDFTLSQGPLILGHSHPEVLRAVEEYSRAGQLFAGQHIREVELAEKLNLLIPSAEMMRFCLDGSEAVQTAFRVARARTGKSKFLRFEGHYHGWMDNVCWGVSTPSAEALGSREQPNVFPWTEGLPEGVEHEFIILPWNDLALVERTVARRGHEIAAVITEPVMCNNGCIEPGPGFLQGLRDICSRNNIALIFDEVITGFRLSLGGAQEYFGVTPDLSVFAKAIASGYAISAIVGKYEWMRLIEQAKVIHAGTMNAGNPTVAAALATISVLENDRPHERMFRLGRKLMAGLRKAAAESGHPMLAEGPGPMFATSFTTLEKTSDYRDTLTADKAKLGRFIAAMHEEGVRVIGRGLWYISAVHTDEDIETAIAAAGKALKQI; the protein is encoded by the coding sequence TTGAAAGGGCCAAAAAAAGTGCTCGCCAGCGGCGTTTCTTCCGAATTCAGGAAATACAACCACCCGCACGCACTCTTTTATACGCACGGGCGCGGGAGCCTTATATACGATGTCGATGGTAACGAGTACCTCGATTTTACGCTCAGCCAGGGGCCCCTCATTCTCGGACATTCCCATCCCGAGGTGCTACGGGCCGTAGAGGAATATTCCCGGGCGGGACAGCTCTTCGCCGGTCAGCATATCCGCGAAGTGGAACTCGCCGAAAAGCTGAACCTGCTGATCCCCTCGGCGGAGATGATGCGGTTCTGCCTGGACGGGTCCGAGGCTGTACAAACCGCTTTTCGCGTGGCGCGCGCCCGGACCGGTAAAAGCAAGTTCTTGCGTTTCGAGGGGCATTACCACGGCTGGATGGACAACGTCTGCTGGGGCGTCAGTACGCCGTCGGCGGAGGCGTTGGGCAGCCGCGAGCAGCCTAATGTCTTTCCCTGGACAGAGGGGTTGCCGGAAGGTGTGGAGCACGAGTTCATTATTTTACCCTGGAACGACCTGGCGCTGGTTGAGCGGACCGTCGCCCGGCGGGGCCACGAAATTGCGGCCGTCATCACGGAGCCGGTGATGTGCAATAACGGATGCATCGAACCAGGACCCGGCTTCCTGCAGGGATTAAGGGATATTTGTTCCCGGAATAATATCGCATTGATTTTCGACGAGGTCATTACCGGTTTCCGGTTGTCGCTTGGGGGCGCGCAGGAGTATTTTGGCGTCACACCCGATCTCTCGGTTTTCGCCAAGGCCATAGCCAGCGGCTACGCTATCAGCGCCATTGTGGGTAAGTATGAGTGGATGCGGCTGATCGAGCAGGCGAAAGTGATCCACGCGGGCACAATGAATGCCGGTAACCCGACGGTCGCCGCGGCATTGGCTACGATTTCGGTGCTGGAAAACGACCGGCCTCACGAACGAATGTTCCGGCTGGGGAGAAAGCTCATGGCCGGTTTGCGGAAAGCCGCAGCCGAAAGCGGGCACCCCATGCTCGCAGAAGGGCCGGGACCGATGTTTGCGACAAGTTTCACCACCCTCGAAAAAACCAGCGATTATCGCGACACGCTGACTGCCGACAAAGCCAAACTTGGCAGATTCATCGCCGCCATGCACGAGGAAGGCGTGCGGGTAATCGGGCGGGGGCTTTGGTACATCAGCGCTGTACACACCGACGAAGATATCGAAACGGCGATCGCCGCCGCCGGAAAAGCATTGAAACAAATCTGA